Sequence from the Clostridium botulinum genome:
ATAATTGCTCCTTAGTTGATTATTATATATATTTTAAATTACTTCCCCTATATTTTCTACTAATTCTCCAATTGCCTTAACGTAATACTTTACAATTTTATTTAGACGATATTGGAAGTGTTGTGCAGGTAAATGCTCCACCACCTTTTATTATTTCTGAGTAATCTATATAAATTGCATTTATTCCATCTTTAGCAAGGATTTTGCATAGTTTTTTGCTAGATGAAATTACAGTATTATTTCCTATTGTTATAAAGTTTGCTGCTAAATTCTTTGCTTCTTCTTTTTCTATATAATAACACTTCTTAAAACTCTTTTCTATAATATCTATATCATATATATAGTCACTAACTACACAACTATCTTGTGATATTACATTAAATACACAATCCAAATGCAGCATTTCATCCTTATTAAATCTTATAGGTACAACCTTATAATCTTTATTTTCTTCCTTTAAAATTTTCTCCAGCTCATTTATCCCCTCTATTGATGTTGCATTGCTTTGTCCTACAAATACTGTATTATCATGCAACACCACATCTCCTCCTTCTATAAAATTATTTATCTTTTTTACCTTTATTTTTTTCTCCTTAAAAAATTCTTCTAAGGCTTTATATTCCTTGCTCCTACTTTTAGCTTTCATTTTTCCTATAAATAAAATATCATCTATAGCAAATGCTATATCCCTTGTATAAACTTGAGATATTCCATATTTAGGATCTAAAAAATAAGTTACAATCCCTTCTTGTGATAATCTATTTATGAAGTTATTGTACTGCTTAAACATTATTTCTTTATTTATTTCCTTTTTTTCTACCTTATAATTTACTGGATAACATAATATTACTTCTTTTAGCTTGTTATATCTATTTTTCAAGTTTATATTCATACTTTATTTCTCCTTCTATATACTTAACACCCAAAACAGCAAATACACTTCAGGTATTAATTACATTTCAGTTTTTCATATATTCATTGTATTCTCTAATTTTATCTCTTAGTTTAAACATCACATTGTTTGGCTTATATTAAAAAAATTGTGCAGATAGACATCCTTTTCTCTTACCACCCTAATAACTTCTTTTCCAAATCATCATGGTCATACTCCCTAGGTTCAAAATTATCAAACTTCAGATTAGTACCCTTTCTTTTTGATTTATCATGAACTCTTCTTTTATCCTTACTTTTAAACTTGTCATCTTTACTTGGATACCCTTCTTTTCTCCAATTTTTTAGTATGCCATTAATATAATTCATATTTCCCTTATTAAACTCTAATGCCTTATCAATTGCCATCTTAACATTATCATATCCATAACTAGAAATAGCTAGCTTAAGAGAACCTAAGTTAAGTCCACCAATTACTCCTGTTATGCTTTCATAATACTTAAGTAACTCTCCTGCATTAGCTGAAAGAGTGTCTATATTGCTTACCACATTGTTAATAGTATTTTTTCCATTTTCTATTACATATGACTCATTATTATTTTTATAATTATTTTCAATTCCACATGAGTTATTGTCCTTAATCCCCAATTGATGTGATTCATTATTTTTCACTTCATGTGATTCAGTATCTTTCACTTTACGTGATTCATTATTATTTTTATCTTTTGTAGATTCTATTTTTTCATTACTCTCATTCTCTCTATCTATGATAGAGTTCTTATTCTTATTCTTCCTCTTATTCTCTCTCTTATTCTGCTTCGTTACTATAACGTTATCTTCATTTTCCATAACGTTACTTTTTAAATTAGTAACGTTGCATAAATTTTTTGTTAAAGTGTTATACTCATCATCTAAAGATTCATCTAAAATTTTATCTTCTTCAAAACTTTCATAATCACATTTATCATTTAAAGATTTCCCTAATAATTCTATTTTCGAATTCACATTATCATCTTCATTACAATTTATAGCTGACTTAAGTTGTTTCTTCTTTTCCCTATATTTTTTAGCTCTTATTTTATTTTGCTCTCTAACCTTCTCCATACCCTCAACATTTTGATATTTTTCCCAATTTGTGATTTTAATAAAATTATCCTCATCCACCTGTATCATTCTAAAAGCACTCAAAGTCTTTAATGCCAATCTAATTGAGCTTAGTGGTCTACAAAAAATTGTAGATAACATTTCATCAGTATATGGAATATCCTCCCCTAAAAATATAAATCCATGAGAATTAGTCTTCCCAGCTTGTACTAGTAACCTAATCCATATGTAATGAATAGTATCCCTCTCTGGCATAGCATCTATCAATCTAATCTTCTCATCTTCAAACATATCTGTAGTTACCTTAATCCACTTAATATCTCCCACAATTTCCACACTCCCCTAAGAAATTTATTTCCTTATCTATTTTTAAAAAGTGTTGATATATACAGAATCAAATTGAACTGATATATCAACACATCTTTAAATATTTCCAAATTTTAATATACATATTTCAAATTGCAAAGTATAACCTGTCCACATTATTTTCAAGCACATAACTTGTTTATAATTTTCAAACACATGATACATGAAAATATATACTATAAATTCATAAATTAAACATACATATTATAAATTCACAAAATAATGGATTCTACATTTATAGTTTCATCTACGTTAATTGCAAAATATATATTACAAATTTATAGCCCTAATTAAAATTTTTCCTGTTTCTTTCTCTAATTAAAGTTGCTCCTGTTCCTTTAATAATCTATTTATAATATAAACCTGACCTTTTCCAGTAACCCTTGTTGTTTTATAAATAAATGTTTTTTCCCTGTTAGTTACTGACCCTTCCACAATTTCAAAGTACCCTCTTTCAATGCCCTCTTGCTTAGCTTCAGTAGAATTTTTAAATATAAAGCCCCATTTTCTAAGTTTGTTCCATAATCTTTTTTCACCAATTATAGCACCATTTTTAGAAGTAACCTTAGCAACTTCTCTTACCAAAAGACTATTTTCAGACACCGCTATTTGATTAATAAACTTATTTTTCATATCCAAATCCCTCTTAGTATTTATAAGCTTTCTATGCTTTTTTTCAATTTCTTCACCCTTTATTTTCAATAATGTATTTTTCTTATGAATAGTATTTTGTGCCACCATTAAAGCCTTGGCCATTATTTCTTTATCAGACATATTATCATCTATTTTAATATACTCACCACTTTTTCTTATGCTTGGTAAAACCTCAGATGTTACCCACCTTTTAAATTTCTTAGCACATTGTAACTTTGAACTTAGAATTAAACTATAAAGTCCACTTTCATTAATTACTGTCAAGCCTCTATTGGGAATTTCTAAGGTGGTGATTTGCCCCTTTTGAATAATCCTTCTATCCTCCTTATCTACATGATTACTAACTGCACTTTTAGGATCACAATATCCAAGTGCTGCTGCCACATCTTTCCCTATAAAATGTGGTTTATCATTAAGTAAAAAAGCTCTTATTTGGCCAAATTGATTGTTTGAAAAAACTTTAATTTCGTTATTCATATCCTCACTCCTTCTCTGTGTCATTTAAGACACTAATTATTTAAAAAAATATTCATAGCCTCATCTTTACTTATCCCCAGAAAATTAATAAGTAGCACAATTTCTCTTCTATTAAACTCACTATCTCCATTTAATTTTCTATACATTGTAGATTTGCTTATTTCTAGTAGATCTACAATATCAACTATATTTTTTCCCTTTAAAGCCATATGAGCTTTTAATAAATTAGCCTTCACCATTTCCTCACCCCTTTTTGTGTCTTATTAGACACTTTTAGTATAAATTTAATTTTTAATACTGTCAACGCTTAAAAGACACTTTTTATTTAAATTCCTGAAAAAAGTTGCATAAAAGACACCAACAGTGTTATACTATTTATTATAGAAGGAGGTGTAATAAATGGAAATCAAAGACATTATTCGTAAAAGACGTGAAGAATTAGATTTAACATATGAACAATTAGGTAAAATAGTTGGTGTTGGTAAAAGCACCGTTAGAAAATGGGAAACTGGGATGATAGGAAATCTAAGAAGTGATAATATTTTAGCTCTTGCTAAGGGATTAAATTTATCTCCTTCTACTTTAATGGGATGGACTGAAGAAGAAAATACATATGATTTTAATTTAACTAAAGAAGAAACTAAATTATTAGAACATTATAATAAACTAAATGATTTAGGAAAAAAAGAAGCTAATAAAAGGGTTGCAGAACTTACAGAGATAAATAAATATAGAAATAATACTTTATCACATAAAGAAATATCAGAAGAAAAAACAGAGTATAATTTTGCTGCACATGATGATAATTTAGATTATGAAACTTCAAGAAAAAATATAGAAAAAGCTAAAGAAATATTTAGAAAAATGGATGAAGAAAAGTAATCTTTCAATGATAATAAATTCTTGGATATACATTTTTAGTTCCTAGTTTATAAATTTGGTTATTATTTTTATTATAATATCCAAATAAATTATTAAGTGTATAAAAAATCATGGTTTAAATCTTAGTTGCCATTGTATTTAATGCTAGTTAGATTTGTGTATAAAAAAAGTAATGCTTAAATCTTAGGGGATGGTTACATGACAAAATATGAAAAATTATTAGTTAAAGCTGAAAAACTTGGTATAAAAGTTAAAGAAATAGATTTTGAAACTTATGAAGAATGTGGATATTATCACAATAATAAAATTTTAATAAATTCAAGATTAACAGAAAAACAAAAACATGGTGTTTTGGCTGAAGAAATAGGACATCATGTTAAAACTTATGGTGATATTACAGATCAATCTAAATTAAAAAATAGAAAACAAGAATTAATCGCTCGTAGAGAGGGTTATAAATTTATACTTCAACCTTTAGATTTAGTTTATGCTTATTGTCATGGGTGTAAAAATAGTTATGAAATAGCTGACTTTTATGATATTACCATTGAAAAACTAAACGAAATACTTTTAGACTTTAAACAAAAATATGGACTAGGCAGAAGATTTGGTAAATACTTCGTAACCTTTCAACCCAGATTTGGCTTTTACGAAATATTTGATGAAAAATATATATACTAAAAAAGCACCTACTCATTTTCATAAGT
This genomic interval carries:
- a CDS encoding dimethylarginine dimethylaminohydrolase family protein encodes the protein MNINLKNRYNKLKEVILCYPVNYKVEKKEINKEIMFKQYNNFINRLSQEGIVTYFLDPKYGISQVYTRDIAFAIDDILFIGKMKAKSRSKEYKALEEFFKEKKIKVKKINNFIEGGDVVLHDNTVFVGQSNATSIEGINELEKILKEENKDYKVVPIRFNKDEMLHLDCVFNVISQDSCVVSDYIYDIDIIEKSFKKCYYIEKEEAKNLAANFITIGNNTVISSSKKLCKILAKDGINAIYIDYSEIIKGGGAFTCTTLPISSK
- a CDS encoding phage replisome organizer N-terminal domain-containing protein; this encodes MGDIKWIKVTTDMFEDEKIRLIDAMPERDTIHYIWIRLLVQAGKTNSHGFIFLGEDIPYTDEMLSTIFCRPLSSIRLALKTLSAFRMIQVDEDNFIKITNWEKYQNVEGMEKVREQNKIRAKKYREKKKQLKSAINCNEDDNVNSKIELLGKSLNDKCDYESFEEDKILDESLDDEYNTLTKNLCNVTNLKSNVMENEDNVIVTKQNKRENKRKNKNKNSIIDRENESNEKIESTKDKNNNESRKVKDTESHEVKNNESHQLGIKDNNSCGIENNYKNNNESYVIENGKNTINNVVSNIDTLSANAGELLKYYESITGVIGGLNLGSLKLAISSYGYDNVKMAIDKALEFNKGNMNYINGILKNWRKEGYPSKDDKFKSKDKRRVHDKSKRKGTNLKFDNFEPREYDHDDLEKKLLGW
- a CDS encoding phage antirepressor Ant, which produces MNNEIKVFSNNQFGQIRAFLLNDKPHFIGKDVAAALGYCDPKSAVSNHVDKEDRRIIQKGQITTLEIPNRGLTVINESGLYSLILSSKLQCAKKFKRWVTSEVLPSIRKSGEYIKIDDNMSDKEIMAKALMVAQNTIHKKNTLLKIKGEEIEKKHRKLINTKRDLDMKNKFINQIAVSENSLLVREVAKVTSKNGAIIGEKRLWNKLRKWGFIFKNSTEAKQEGIERGYFEIVEGSVTNREKTFIYKTTRVTGKGQVYIINRLLKEQEQL
- a CDS encoding helix-turn-helix domain-containing protein; this encodes MVKANLLKAHMALKGKNIVDIVDLLEISKSTMYRKLNGDSEFNRREIVLLINFLGISKDEAMNIFLNN
- a CDS encoding helix-turn-helix domain-containing protein, with product MEIKDIIRKRREELDLTYEQLGKIVGVGKSTVRKWETGMIGNLRSDNILALAKGLNLSPSTLMGWTEEENTYDFNLTKEETKLLEHYNKLNDLGKKEANKRVAELTEINKYRNNTLSHKEISEEKTEYNFAAHDDNLDYETSRKNIEKAKEIFRKMDEEK
- a CDS encoding ImmA/IrrE family metallo-endopeptidase codes for the protein MTKYEKLLVKAEKLGIKVKEIDFETYEECGYYHNNKILINSRLTEKQKHGVLAEEIGHHVKTYGDITDQSKLKNRKQELIARREGYKFILQPLDLVYAYCHGCKNSYEIADFYDITIEKLNEILLDFKQKYGLGRRFGKYFVTFQPRFGFYEIFDEKYIY